In Piliocolobus tephrosceles isolate RC106 chromosome 6, ASM277652v3, whole genome shotgun sequence, the following are encoded in one genomic region:
- the LOC111554768 gene encoding olfactory receptor 49-like — translation MGNRTTVTEFVLLGLSEACELQMLIFLGLLLTYLLTLLGNLLIVVITLMNRCLHTLMYYFLCNFGVLEIWFTSVIFPKVLTNILTGYKTISLPGCFLQSFLYFFLGTTEFFLLVVMSFDRYVAICNPLHYATIMSQRFCVQLVLCSWMTRFLLIIVPSFLVLQQSFCGPNIVNHFFCDNFPLLELICADTTLIELLGFVIANISLLGTLSMTATCYGHILHTILHIPLNKDKQKTFSTCSSHIIVMSFFYGSCIIMYIWPGKSDQKEDRNKVVALLNTVVTPMLNPFIYT, via the coding sequence ATGGGGAACCGCACCACTGTCACCGAGTTTGTCCTGCTGGGGCTCTCAGAGGCCTGTGAGCTGCAGATGCTCATCTTCCTGGGGCTCCTCCTGACCTACCTCCTCACACTGCTGGGGAACCTGCTTATCGTGGTCATCACCCTCATGAACAGATGCCTCCACACCCTCATGTACTACTTCCTCTGCAACTTTGGTGTCCTGGAGATCTGGTTCACCTCAGTCATCTTCCCCAAGGTGCTAACCAACATCCTCACAGGATACAAGACCATCTCCCTCCCAGGGTGCTTCCTGCAAAgtttcctctattttttcttgGGTACTACAGAGTTCTTCCTCCTGGTGGTGATGTCCTTTGACAGGTATGTGGCCATATGTAACCCTTTGCATTATGCCACCATCATGAGCCAAAGGTTCTGTGTCCAGCTAGTCCTCTGCTCTTGGATGACTAGATTCCTTCTCATCATTGTTCCAAGTTTCCTCGTCCTTCAGCAGTCATTCTGTGGCCCCAACATCGTTAACCATTTCTTCTGTGACAACTTTCCCCTCCTGGAACTCATTTGTGCGGACACAACTCTGATAGAGCTCCTGGGTTTTGTTATAGCCAACATCAGCTTACTGGGCACTCTGTCCATGACGGCCACTTGCTATGGCCACATCCTCCACACCATTCTACACATCCCCTTAAACAAAGACAAGCAGAAAACCTTCTCTACCTGCTCCTCCCACATCATTGTCATGTCTTTCTTCTATGGCAGCTGCATCATCATGTACATCTGGCCAGGCAAAAGTGACCAGAAGGAAGACAGGAACAAGGTGGTGGCATTGCTTAACACCGTGGTGACCCCAATGCTCAACCCCTTCATCTACACCTGA